The genomic interval TTTTGCAGCAGATTTGGAGCTATGACCTGAACGTCTTTCAACCAGGAGAGGAACGCAAgatggaggatcttgaaacaccaAGAGAGGTTTGTAACTTATCGTTTATTTGGAATATTTTGTGAGTTTTGGTATCTTCGTTACTTTTGTAAATTGTAATGTCATATTATAATGTTTGTCCTGCAGGTGGACCTGATACTGATGCGTTGAGTTCTTTTATGCATTTCATATGACAATCACAGTGGGTCCCAAGAAttagaataaattaataatCTACTGCTTGAAGACACAACTGCATAACAACGTAtgcaatttataaactatttcaaTTATATGAATACTTGTTTGGTTTGATATTCTGCCTTAGAAGTACTGTAGTCTTATGCTTGATATGTATTATAGttgaatataataatttatgttgATATAAGATGCAAATACTCTGCTGCTTTTTCCTTTATCCTCCAAGCATGCAGCGATAAGACATGAAAGTTTTGAATGCTTTATGCTTCAATGAAGAACCAAAACCTCTAGTCTTTGTAATATGTGATTTAGATGTTAAAGTTATGTTTCCTTTAATAATGTGTGACTAATTTCAGGAACTCTTTGAAGGTTATTACTTCTGTCAGGCACAAAGAGAGGATTATATTCAAAGAGATAAGCCATATAAGAATCATTCCACAATCCTCaggtaaaataatattaattagtttCTGTTAAATTGGTGCTTGAATTTTGGTGCTAAATTTTCTTCAACCGATTTAGTCACCGAAAATTCGGTTGTTAAATTGGTTCCTGAATTTTGGTGACTAAATTTTCTGTGACTGATTTAGCCACCGAAATTTCGATTGCAAGTTTGTGACAACTTTATAATTCGGTGCTTTGCGAAATTAcattcttattttcttcttctacaAGTATTTATGCTCTGGGTCTAAGAATATACTTGTTATGACCTTTCGGCAAGTAGTTTTGCAGCAGACCGAATTATAAAGTTGTCACAAACTTGCAACCGAAATTTCGGTGGCTAAATCAGTCACAGAAAATTTAGTCACCAAAATTCAGGAACCAATTTAACAACCGAATTTTCGGTGACTAAATCGGTTGAAGAAAATTTAGTCACCAAAATTCAAGCACCAAATTAGCGAtcgaaatatttataaataactttcaaaactaaaagtaattaaaatattaatatttagggTGAAGGGTGAAAAtatcattttcctttccattatttttatgtgtttttgaaTAAAATGGTGATTACGTTTTTTGGTGACATCTATCTATGTTATAAAAGGATTAGGCATATTGTTTGAATAAATTGTGTGCTCCTACCACTAATTCAGAAAGAAAAGCAATTCGTTATTCAagtgaaaatataaatatattggtGATGCACAGAGAGTTCGTAGATTTTTCTTGATGACGAACGTGGAAATATTTAACAGAAATGCAAATATTATTTGAGTATATAAAAGTAacgtataaattttatttaaaatggaTATTTTGGTCTATGTAAAATAATACTCTACAATAATTGTTTGTAGAGTTGAATTAATGAtatctaattttaaataagtctataatatatattgtcttcactataatttttgttttaattttgagacatatttttttatacgtGCGTTTAtgaaggaaataaaaaaaaaaatagaaagaggAGTAGTAAGAGggtaaattaattaattaattgaataatGGGTCGGTTGATGGTATGAGCCACCGCATGACATGGGAATGAATATGATATGGTGTTTCAATGAAATACGAATGGCACAGACAAGGAAAAGGTCTAAGAAGAGTATGGTGGTGGCTTGGGCAAATCCTTGACGATGCCGCAAAGAAGCTGGGTATCTGGGAGGTTGTACTCATCCCTGAGGGAACGTTGAGGGGACAAAACGCTAATGTAGAGTTGTTGGCCCAAGTAGCGATTCTCAGCGTGCTCCGATCGCAGGTTCCACATTCCAGCGTTGTCGAAGGTCAACATGATGGCGGACCAAGATTTGGGGAAGACTTGAACGGTGTGTCTGCTCACGGCGTCAAGAAGGTTATAGTTCTTCCTTTTCACCGGGCTCCATTTGCCTGGCTCCATGGCGACTGCAAAGAATGAGTAACCATCCAAATTGTAGGATTGGACGGTTTTACCATCGTTCTCAAAGATAATCTCGATGAAGTCGCGGAATGTGGCATTGATGACATTAGGTGCCTTGGTTATTGAGCTTAGATCAACGGGGGGTTCATCGGAGATGGTGTTGTACTTGAAAACCTTGTCAGCAACTCCGTAGTACTCAGCGAGCTTGAGAGGAGTTTCAGGATCTACGTGTGAGACGCCATTGATGGCATAACGAAGACCTTGACCTCTGCTAACGGAGTTGGCAAACTTGATGGTGCGAGTGATGTTGATCTGTCCATAATGGTAAGAACCCTGGGGATTGGGCCTTGCAGCACTAGCGGTGAGGTTCCAACGGAAGGAGCGGAACTGGTTAAGAGACCAGGCCCAACCAACAGGGGATGGAGGGAGCTcaggtgaggcaggagctgcACTGTTAGTGTAGTGGATGATGGCCTTGGCAGAGAGATCGTACTTGGTGAAGCGAGTAGAGGCGACCATGTAATAGTCCTTTGGGTCTTTGTCGGCGGTGACAAGGACAGTAAAGCATTGGCCAACATGAACGTCAAGAGAGTCATAGACGTTTTGAACAACGTGGGAGCCTTCGGTCTCGACAAGCTTCAGGGAATGGCCTTGGATCCTGAAGTTAAGGGCGTCCTTCAGACCAACGTTGCATAGCCTATACTTGTAGGTCTTACCAGGAATCATGGTGTAAAGGGGTTGATCACTGCCATCACCCTTGGCTGTTTTTCCATTGATGAGCACACCATTGGGCCTACCAATAGAGCGACCGCTGTCCAATAATTTCTGAAGGCTAGTGTGGCTCTTAGTGTACCAGTCACCCATGATAACCCAGTACTCATCCTCGGGGTCAGCATATGGCACGGGAATCAACAGACGACTGAAGATTCGAAGGCCACCGAAACCACCAGCTGCCCTCTGCAATCCTGTTGAAGGATAGTAGAAAAAACTTCCAATTTGATCCTTCACTTGGAAGTGGTAGGTGTAGTTTGTCCCAGGAGCGATGGGGCATAAGGTTCCTGGTGTTCCTTCTTGCCACGAATTCTTCCTATGTTGAATACCGTGCCAGGTCATTAGGAATGGCTCGTCCAGGTTGTTAAAAATATTCACCACAACGTTGTTGTTGCTTGTGGAGTTAATTTCGGGTCCAGGGAATTGGCCGTTGATCAGAATACCCTGCTGGGGCACTCCCAGTGGAGCAATCGTCCCGTACGTCACGTTCCATGTATAGTACAGGTACGGGTCTTCACCTTGCACTGCCGCCGCCAACAGGCATAACATCGACAGCAACAATTTTCCCCTCCCACCcattcttttttattcttttattttcccTGTATATTTTACTACCTTCTTCGTTCTCTTTATTTATTGGAAGAAGCAGAAGAAAGAAGATGATAGTCTGTTCTTCTTCTCCCCTCCTCCTCCCCTTTTATACCCTTCAAACTTCCCCTCCTCCTCCATTCCTCACGCCTCTTACTTCGCTCTACCTCTCATTATTTTTAGACTTTTTCCTCCTCAactaaataatcaattatatttctttttttaacttttttttctttctaaataaATCCACTATTTTCTATGCTTCAAAGTctcacaaaaaaataatttaaataatacttCTTGTTCACTTCAAATATAATTCCAAGTATATATTTTCCCGTTTAAACCAACCcatctgaattttttttctactgAGTTTGTGAGTCACTATACTCTTCCTCTTTGTTAGTGTTAGATGTAACAAAACTCAAAGTAATACAAACacttcatttttaatttacaaaatggctatttcaattatattgtttttattcGTATGCCTAGTGCCCGTATTAGTTCAATCACCCTCTCTTCAATTCAGATTCAATTGACATTAAAAATGCTTTTAAACTTAGAATATCGTGGACAACACCTAcaaatatattgattaatttacAAAGGATCGAGAGTGTATTGAATCAATTTAGTTAAAATGCTTAAGGAATTAAGAATTGAATAATTTAATCACTATTAAGACTAATTAGTGGATTAAAAATAAGGTAGAATAATCTTGAGTCAAAAGGTTTTAGTCatcaagaaaattatttttacgaGTGAAATATTCATAAAAATCATCAACACTTGTCACCTAACTATTGGTCTCAATATCTTTATACCATTTCAAGCGAAAAAACCATAAAAAGAAGATAACGATGAACAGTCAAACTACTCTCCATTTCTCGAATcttattaaatatttcaaaatattttcttgacTGTATTTGATATTAACGTTGAGGCTTCAATCACTTTTTCCCTTTGATATTCTCTTTCCAGTTATGTTCATCATCTTCTATGAGTTAGACGCctcaataagaaaatatttgttttgatgAGATCTTTGCATATTCGATATGTATTTGATTTTTCAAATACTTTCTCCATATATATAAACTATGTCTATTGAGGCTTGATCTTCTTTAGACTTTTTTCACAGGTTCATCTTCTCTTTCCTATTAGATATTGAATTAGGAAAGTTCAAATGTGTCTTTAATGCAGTTTCTTCTCTTCAAGAATCTTCATAATATTTCGCTTGATGTATTCCTTTGTTTAAATTCTTTAAATGTTGCTTCACTCTTGATAAGTGCAAATTTCACTTATTAGCTTCATTTTTCTATAAAACGCTAAGACTGAAAACTTTTGGTTTTCAACTTTATACGCGTCTTTTAAGTcccttataattttaaaaaaaaataagtattaatgaaaattataatttacatataagtTAACGGATATCTAACATTATTTGTGAATTATGGAGACTTTCTTCTTAGGTTTTtcacatttaaaacattttcaaattcttctacttgcattgttttcttatGCATTCACGAGTCAATCTTGGTCTAATTCCAATACTTTACTTtgaataacaataacaaaactATACTGATAAGAAAAGATAAACACTTCAGCCAATAAAACTCATGGTGGTTCAACATCAAGTGACAATTAGCTTCACACACATGACAATACTCACGAGTGCCAAACATTAAACCCTACCTACATATGATACAATTATAAACACTCATAATTCTATTTGGTACAGACTGTGCAAATATATGAGTTATGATATTGAGAATTTGAAATATGAAGTATACGAAAAGGAAgacatgcatatatatatatatatatatatatatatatatatatgtttataacAACCACCTGGCTTAATACTTTGAATGACGTGACGAGTTTTGATTATGTGGTGAAGTTGAGTTTCACAGAAGAAAAATGGATTTATACTTAGAAAACCCCATCCACTCATGGTGAAGTCTAGACCAATAACTCTAAATTCATATCTGGTTTCTAGGAAGAGCTCCTTATATGCACATTCTTCTATTATTGCAGCAACACCACCACTTGTTGGTCCATCTTTTAAGGCTTTTTCATATTCTGACATGGAGATGAGAGGAACAAGCCTGGATCTGTCCATGTGTAGTTCCTCAGACAATTTTCAGTAAAAGTATCTCTCTGGAAACCAATGCGGCCATCACTTGCTATTAAGCTTTCAATTCCCTTAACGTGGGAAGAGAGTTGTTCCACAGTTAGGATTGGGGTGAGGATGATTTTGTTATTGATATGGTATTAAAGCATTTAAAAACAAGGATCATAAATTGCAATATTGCAGTCCATCTTCACAGTTAAATAGAATTTTTTCCACAAGATAAAAAGGAGTTTTTTATATCCTCTGATAATCACGTGTCTTAATCAAGGTTATTATAACCACTATTAAAAAAActcttattaaaattaattttttggtagaggaataaaaaaactatgaaaAAAAACAATGCTTTAAAcgaattaaaaaatgaaatttaaaaatactccacaatattttttttataaataaaactaaaattgatattaaaatatGATACTAACAtgtattgattttattttaaaattaccaGTTACTTGTAAAAGTAATTTGACTTAGTTATTAGCCATAACTTTAAACTATTAGCTAGCTTTCTTTGGAAAACATTGCCTGTACACATTTTATACTTAGAAATATCTTGAAGTGAGAAATtaagaaatttttaaaatatattaaaattgaagaactcgTAGACATCCCCTAAGTATAAGGATTTGACGAGGAAAAGGGGAAGGTGGAAGGAAGTACGCGTTCGAAGGGGCAAAAAATAATGGGAAGTGTGGGGGATGTGTTACGTATGGATTGAGTGGTTGCGAAATAAGGAGGAGATACATATAAGGCAAGGGAAATGGGGTATGAGCAAGAAAGAAGATTCTTACTATGGAATAGCAAGAGAAGTAATGAATAATTAAATGCAAAGGAAGCTAGGAGCTTTGTTCCAAAAAggattaaaataaagaaagttGAGAGAATGGAGAGGGGACGAATAATATGTGGGCTATTGTTGTGGCTGGTGTCGGTGGTGCGGGGTGAAGACCCCTATATATTCTTTACATGGAACGTTACATATGGCATCATCTCTCCATTGGGAGTACCCCAGCAAGGCATTCTCATCAATGGCAAATTCCCAGGACCCAATATCAATTCCACCAGCAACAACAATCTAGTCTTCAATATATTCAATAATCTTGACGAGCCGTTACTTTTTACATGgtgactatatatatatatattatttaatgaatGGGTACAATATTCAAGTatataaatatagaaataattaattaattaattaattaatttgcaTGATTGATGCATGCACGGTGCAGGAATGGCGTCCAACACAGAAAGAATTCGTGGCAAGACGGAGTCCCTGGAACAAACTGCCCCATTACTCCAGGGACAAACTACACGTACCGTCTTCAGGTGAAGGACCAGATAGGTAGTTTCTTCTACTACCCGAGCACAGCCCTGCACAGGGCAGCAGGTGGCTTTGGCGGGCTCCGTATAAACAGCCGGTTGCTGATTCCTGTGCCATACCATGATCCCGAGGACGATTACACGGTTTTGATTAGTGACTGGTACACAAAGAGCCATACCACTCTGAAGAAGTTCTTGGATAGCGGTCGCTCCATTGGGAGGCCTGAAGGTGTTCTCATCAATGGTAAAACAGCTAAAGGTGATGGAAGTGACAAGCCAATGTTCACCATGAAGCCCGGAAAGACTTACAAGTACAGAATATGCAATGTAGGGATGAAGAATTCACTAAACTTAAGGTTCCAAGGCCACTTGATGAAGCTTGTTGAGATGGAAGGCTCCCACGTGGTGCAAAACAATTACGACTCTCTTGATGTTCATGTAGGTGGCTGCTTTTCTGTCCTTATCACAGCTGACAAGGACCCAAAGGATTACTACATTGTTGCTTCCACGCGTTTCAGCAAGACTGTTCTCactggtaaagccatcatgcgTTACACAAATGGCAAGGGTGCTCCCTCTCCCGACATCCCCGAGTCTCCACTTGGCTGGGCTTGGTCTCTCAACCAGTTCAAAACCTTCCGCTGGAATCTCTCTGCCAGCGCCGCCAGGCCCAATCCTCAGGGTTCCTACAAGTACTCCAAAATCGATATCACCCGTACCATCAAGCTCGTCAACTCCGTTAGTAGGGAAAACGGAAAGCTTCGCTATGCCCTCAATGGTGTCTCCCACGTCGACCCCGAAACTCCACTCAAGCTAGCTGAATACTTTGGAGTTTCTGACAAGGTTTTCAAATATAATACTATCCAAGACGAGCCACCCGCTGATCTTGGAGCCTCTGTTAAAATTCAACCAAATGTTCTTAACGTTACCCATCGTAAATTCATCGAGATCATCTTTGAGAACCCTGAAAAATCAATCCAATCATATCACTTGGATGGTTATGCGTTCTTCGTAGTCGGGTCagtattctttctttctttccttttctctttaattatcttttttgtttttgattacTTAATTGCTTGCTTACAGCATAGAACCTGGCACATGGACCCCTGATAAGAGGAAGAGTTACAACCCTTTCGATGCCGTCAGCAGACACACTGTTCAGGTCTTCCCAAAATGTTGGGCCGCCATCTTGTTGTCAACCGACAACGTTGGAATGTGGAACTTGAGATCGTTGACGGCTGAAAATATGTATCTTGGCCAACAGCTATACATCAGCATTATGTCCCCCGAGGGTTCTCTCAGAGATGAGTACAACATGCCAGACGACAACCTACTTTGCGGTGTTGTTAAGGGTTTGCCAAAGCCACCACCATACACCTAAGAAAGACTCCTCTGTATGATAAACAAGAGTGTAGATTAAGGATTGGAGTTGATCATTTCCTCAACCCCGTTTTGCAATTTTCCTACTTAATTATACTAGTTCTCCCACTGTTTTAGCAAAAAGATAGCCTCATATAccacttcatttttttttaaactctcactatattttattttttaataaacttaatGATGCATGTGTTcatagattattatttttacaaaagtgatgcaattttttctcaaaattacAGAAATTAgtagatttttaaaaattataaaatttgacaaATTGTATTTGTAAACACCACTTTGAAATTTTACCaggaatttattttttttaaatgttgtttTCATAAGTGCTGGTAACAAATGTAATATTTCCTTTAACACAAAGTTAGTTGAATGAGGTGTGTTCACACCTCTTTGTTCCACGAAATGTCTGAGTCTATTTCTCTATTcgttacataaaaaataattttaaatagaatTATTTATAAAAGGTTAATATAATTCCAaccataaatttaattaattgagATTTTTCTTAACATTATTCATTCAATTCTAACGGTTTATTAAGGTTTTTTTAACATTCATTCAGTTTTAAGGATTTATTACATAACTTTAAGGATttaatacataaatttatttatttaaagattatttttcattattttttaaaaaaatatattttttatataaactaaCCTGCTAACCCacgaaacattttttttatgttgagaCAAACCAATAAAATCAACCtctattttctatataaagCGGGCTAACCCATTTTCATCTTACAAACCAAAAACAAGAGGAACAAGGACAAACAAAAAGCATTGTCATCATAACGAGACAAGAGCTCACCGGAAATAATAaaagattttaatttaaaatcttatctttattataataaaattaccaATCAGTAGTAGCAGGGAGCTCGGAACAGTTTCTCATTGTATCTAACTTTTAAGTattaaaagttgaaaaaaaaaatgtgtatatttTGAAATTAGAAGAGATAGTTTgtatttatgaaataaaaattgtattagGATTTGTGGTTTTGAGACGTTAGTTGTGAATGGATAAAATGTGGCATTAGGGCGTTAAAGTACGTGGCGTGCTCTAGAGCAGAGGAAAGTGGTGACGAGAAATGAGATGTAGAAAGCAGGGGGAGGGGCGAATGAGTGTGGAAAAGAAAGGCCATGGTCACGAGCACAATGACCATGAGCTTGTGTGTGACATCAACCACCACAACCAGTCTCAGTTACCCTCGCTGTCACTCtccaattcaaaataaaatccaTTTCCCCCGTCGAGTCGTCTCCAAATTAAACATTGATGCAGAGGACGAGGTTCAGACCCGGTAATTTTCTTTCTGAATCgcataataattattttattctttctgATTTTTGAAACAGTGAATAAAAGATTCATATCTTGTATTGTACTGGTAGCGTTTGGAATTGGAGAGGGTACTCTATTCGCTATCAACGTTCAGGGAACAATGGCCCTGCGCTACTTTTAGTCCACGGTTTTGGAGCTAACAGGTACTTCGTCTGCGGTCTGGATGGACGTcatatgtttttgttttatacCAAATCGAAATGTCTTCTGTTTGCTTCTGCACTTATTTTGACTTTGTCAATTAGTTTGTTTATGCCACAATCTAGAGTTTACTTCGTTGCAGTGACCACTGGAGGAATAACATTTCAGTTCTTGCCCAATCTCACCGGGTCTACTCCATTGATCTCATTGGA from Phaseolus vulgaris cultivar G19833 chromosome 1, P. vulgaris v2.0, whole genome shotgun sequence carries:
- the LOC137815325 gene encoding L-ascorbate oxidase homolog; translated protein: MGGRGKLLLSMLCLLAAAVQGEDPYLYYTWNVTYGTIAPLGVPQQGILINGQFPGPEINSTSNNNVVVNIFNNLDEPFLMTWHGIQHRKNSWQEGTPGTLCPIAPGTNYTYHFQVKDQIGSFFYYPSTGLQRAAGGFGGLRIFSRLLIPVPYADPEDEYWVIMGDWYTKSHTSLQKLLDSGRSIGRPNGVLINGKTAKGDGSDQPLYTMIPGKTYKYRLCNVGLKDALNFRIQGHSLKLVETEGSHVVQNVYDSLDVHVGQCFTVLVTADKDPKDYYMVASTRFTKYDLSAKAIIHYTNSAAPASPELPPSPVGWAWSLNQFRSFRWNLTASAARPNPQGSYHYGQINITRTIKFANSVSRGQGLRYAINGVSHVDPETPLKLAEYYGVADKVFKYNTISDEPPVDLSSITKAPNVINATFRDFIEIIFENDGKTVQSYNLDGYSFFAVAMEPGKWSPVKRKNYNLLDAVSRHTVQVFPKSWSAIMLTFDNAGMWNLRSEHAENRYLGQQLYISVLSPQRSLRDEYNLPDTQLLCGIVKDLPKPPPYSS
- the LOC137816272 gene encoding L-ascorbate oxidase homolog; translation: MERGRIICGLLLWLVSVVRGEDPYIFFTWNVTYGIISPLGVPQQGILINGKFPGPNINSTSNNNLVFNIFNNLDEPLLFTWNGVQHRKNSWQDGVPGTNCPITPGTNYTYRLQVKDQIGSFFYYPSTALHRAAGGFGGLRINSRLLIPVPYHDPEDDYTVLISDWYTKSHTTLKKFLDSGRSIGRPEGVLINGKTAKGDGSDKPMFTMKPGKTYKYRICNVGMKNSLNLRFQGHLMKLVEMEGSHVVQNNYDSLDVHVGGCFSVLITADKDPKDYYIVASTRFSKTVLTGKAIMRYTNGKGAPSPDIPESPLGWAWSLNQFKTFRWNLSASAARPNPQGSYKYSKIDITRTIKLVNSVSRENGKLRYALNGVSHVDPETPLKLAEYFGVSDKVFKYNTIQDEPPADLGASVKIQPNVLNVTHRKFIEIIFENPEKSIQSYHLDGYAFFVVGIEPGTWTPDKRKSYNPFDAVSRHTVQVFPKCWAAILLSTDNVGMWNLRSLTAENMYLGQQLYISIMSPEGSLRDEYNMPDDNLLCGVVKGLPKPPPYT